A single region of the Tachyglossus aculeatus isolate mTacAcu1 chromosome X1, mTacAcu1.pri, whole genome shotgun sequence genome encodes:
- the RPL32 gene encoding 60S ribosomal protein L32, whose translation MPALRPLVKPKIVKKRTKKFIRHQSDRYVKIRRNWRKPRGIDNRVRRRFKGQILMPNIGYGSNKKTKHMLPSGFKKFLVHNTKELEVLLMCNKTYCAEIAHNVSSKSRKVIVERAAQLAIKITNANARLRSEENE comes from the exons ATGCCCGCCCTCAGGCCCCTCGTCAAACCCAAGATCGTCAAGAAGAGAACTAAGAAGTTTATCCGCCACCAGTCAGATCGTTATGTCAAGATCAGG CGCAACTGGCGTAAGCCAAGAGGCATTGACAACAGAGTGCGCAGGCGGTTCAAGGGCCAGATTTTGATGCCCAACATTGGTTATGGCAGCAATAAGAAGACCAAGCACATGCTGCCCTCGGGATTCAAAAAGTTTTTGGTGCATAATACCAAAGAGCTGGAAGTGCTTTTAATGTGCAACAA AACTTACTGTGCCGAGATTGCTCACAATGTTTCCTCCAAGAGTCGTAAAGTAATTGTGGAGAGAGCAGCCCAGCTGGCCATCAAGATCACCAATGCAAATGCCAGACTGCGCAGTGAGGAAAATGAGTAA
- the EFCAB12 gene encoding EF-hand calcium-binding domain-containing protein 12: MEQFPTPGPPALSSDDSCEDVQAQPPQFNPELVIRHCFKQFKHKSCSPTPEEESDQRLSRRRIVVAPTMAKISGDFNLELDNWLVLPELKSYSPHSQKTVERKREDDLHNWLSQRQKIQEELDFSVDLERWVSTKPTSTQLEAKVVKKIQCCREAEQAAAMAAQLKKLPRKRRIIPKLKIPEPAVLSQLHAYLYKHNTKLADVFTKGGWDKKNISRTEFITEMKKVRAPLTDQDLEDLVIYLSSLNRQMGISSVDMEISFKDWLSSFKLCSALQNNRISYRPVPLVKKKPPSSSASPKLIYLEVPSFPIETKHMPLTYEDMEEVGKRYRERRRKAKKKVNPLLYAERCRLVRSGIKIFDDNCILSTLREEMGEWTNIYRQKCFMIYLQSVKLCQKYSISLTEKVLSKALLYPGDKIIQEKGIMRKIRQPWECFSNLWKEEQSTSLRKEEDRKTSEITDETENFDWISFKEFDTLIRQLKERHCRGAGATHPNFFWPGHLLDKLRLYLPVQGRDRENPLFSWICQTPPVYPATYHPKDWWPINYQGYMTYGNYNPKKTYLL; encoded by the exons GCCCTCCTGCCCTGAGCTCTGATGACTCGTGTGAAGATGTTCAGGCCCAACCCCCTCAGTTTAACCCAGAGTTGGTCATCAGACATTGCTTCAAGCAGTTCAAGCACAAAAGTTGCAGTCCAACCCCTGAGGAAGAGAGTGACCAGAGGCTCTCCAGACGCCGCATCGTAGTTGCACCTACCATGGCGAAGATCTCTGGGGACTTCAACCTGGAGTTGGACAACTGGCTGGTGCTCCCTGAACTCAAGAGTTACTCTCCTCATTCCCAGAAAACcgtggaaagaaagagggaggacgaTTTGCACAACTGGCTCTCCCAAAGGCAGAAGATCCAGGAAGAACTTGATTTTTCTGTGGATTTAGAGAGGTGGGTGAGCACAAAGCCAACTTCCACTCAGTTGGAGGCAAAAGTGGTGAAGAAGATTCAATGCTGCAGAGAGGCCGAGCAGGCAGCGGCCATGGCTGCCCAA ctgAAGAAACTCCCACGCAAACGCAGGATTATTCCCAAGCTGAAAATACCAGAACCTGCAGTTCTTTCTCAGCTTCATGCTTACTTATACAAGCACAACACCAAGCTGGCTGATGTATTCACCAAGGGGGGATGGGACAAAAAGAATATCTCCAGGACAGAATTTATCACAGAAATGAAGAAG GTCCGTGCCCCTCTGACTGACCAGGACCTGGAAGATCTGGTGATTTACCTGAGCTCCCTGAACCGGCAAATGGGGATCAGCAGTGTCGACATGGAGATATCGTTCAAAGACTGGCTCAGTTCCTTTAAGCTCTGCAGTGCTCTCCAGAACAACCGGATAA GCTACAGACCCGTTCCACTGGTCAAGAAAAAGCCACCTTCTAGCAGTGCATCTCCAAAGCTGATATACTTGGAAGTGCCTTCCTTCCCCATAGAAACCAAGCACATGCCTCTGACGTATGAGGACATGGAAGAGGTTGGGAAGCGGTaccgagagaggaggagaaaagctaag AAAAAGGTCAATCCCCTACTGTATGCTGAAAGATGCCGCCTGGTGCGTAGCGGGATCAAGATCTTTGATGACAATTGCATCTTGTCCACGCtcagggaagagatgggggagtgGACAAACATCTATCGGCAGAAGTGCTTCATGATCTACCTGCAAAGCGTGAAGCTCTGCCAGAAATATAGCATCTCACTGACAGAGAAGGTCTTAAGTAAAG CTCTGCTTTACCCTGGAGACAAAATCATCCAGGAGAAAGGAATCATGCGCAAGATCCGACAGCCCTGGGAGTGTTTCAGTAATCTCTGGAAGGAAGAACAAAGCACAAGCTTGCGGAAGGAAGAAGACAGGAAAACCTCGGAGATCACGGATGAGAC GGAGAACTTCGACTGGATAAGCTTCAAAGAGTTTGATACTCTGATCAG GCAGTTGAAAGAGCGGCACTGCAGAGGAGCCGGTGCAACCCATCCCAACTTCTTCTGGCCTGGTCACCTCCTGGACAAGCTTCGGCTTTACCTCCCAGTGCAGGGGCGAGACCGGGAAAATCCCCTCTTCAGTTGGATCTGCCAGACTCCACCCGTCTATCCTGCCACCTACCACCCGAAAGACTGGTGGCCCATCAACTATCAAGGATACATGACCTACGGCAACTATAACCCCAAGAAGACTTATTTGCtttag